Part of the uncultured Anaeromusa sp. genome is shown below.
AAATGGGAAAAATGGGTCTGGAAGATCGGCGTGGGCATCGGGTTGGAACCTTGCCTGGCCGTACCCCGCAAGAAGAACTAGAGGCTGAAGTTGCCCAGTTGAAACACAAGAACTGGAGGCTGCAGATGGAGGTTGATGTGCTAAAAAAACTGCAGGAACTGGAAAGAAGGGATGTCTTGGCTTTACGCGGCAAGAACGAGAATACGAAGCGGTAAAAGCTTTAGCTGAAGATAATCAAAAGCATTACCCAGTTGAGATATTGTGTAAAATCCTGCATGTCAGCCGGTCGGCCTACTACCATTGGCGCAATGATGGTAAAAGCTTGCGTGAACAAGAAAACGAACGGCTAGCCAAAGAAGTGATAGAAATCCATGCGCAGCATCCGGATAAAGGGTACCGCCGGATTCGAGACGATCTAAGTCGCAAATACAAGGAACAAGTAAACGACAAACGCATCCTGCGGATTACTCGGAAACTCCATATCCAGTCTACAATAAAGAACCCGCATAACTGTTGCACTCGTCGTGCATCGAATCCGGCTTATATAGCAGACAATATTCTGAACCGCAAGTTCCATGCAGATTGTCCTAATGAAAAATGGTTGACTGATGTAAGTGAGTTTAAATATTTTGAAGGTCCAGTCATGCGCAAGCTTTATCTGAGTGCCATATTGGATCTCTATGATCGCAGAATTGTGTCGTTTGTAGTGCGCGACCATAATGATAACCGGCTGGCGTTTGATACGTTCGATACAGCAATAAAAGCAGAACCAACCGCACATCCACTGTTTCACAGCGATCGCGGATTTCAGTATACGAGCCTCGGCTTTCGCAATAGACTCGTCAAACAAGAAATGACTCAAAGCATGTCTCGCGTAGCCCACTGCATTGACAATGGGCCCATGGAGGGCTTCTGGGGAATACTAAAGCGCGAGATGTACTATGGCCGGAAATTCACCAGCAGAACCGAATTGATACATGCAATCCGTAGCTATATTCACTACTACAACTTTGACCGGTTACAACGAAAACTGGGTGTTATGACACCTTGTGAATACCACGAACATTACAAGGCTGCATAGGGAAAACAGCCCATCCAACTGGATGAGCTGTAAAGAAAATCTTTATGTTTTTAATTGTCCTATTGACGGGGAGCACACCATTTGGCTCAAGGCTCTTTTGGTTTTTGGTATGCAGTGGGTGTGCGATTTAATGATGATTCTGCCTAGGCTGGCAAAAAAATAGCTAACTAAAACAGGAAAAAGGTTGCGTTAGAACAAATAAGTATGTAGATCTTGGAATGTGGCAGAAGGAGAGAGTGAAAATGTTTTCTTTAAATAGAACCAAGGAGTTTCTTGTATTTGGGGTATTGCTGCTTGCTTTGATTTTAACGGTATCGTTATTGGCCAGGCCTCTGTTTATCGTTTTGTTTGTTGCGACGCTGCTGGCGGTGTTGTTGAAGCCGCTGGTGCAGTTTTTGCGCAAAAAGCTGCCGGAATCCTTGGCGATTGCCCTAGCGTTGGGGGGCTTCTTTCTTTTGTTTGTTTTGATTTTGGCTTTTATTACAGGCAGCATTTTGCCAGCGTTGACCGATTTTGTAAAAGACATGCCGAATATAGCCGAAAACATGGCCTCTTTTGCCGCGGTGCTGGCAGCGCAGCATCCTTGGCTAGGGTCGGCTGAATTTATTCAGGAGCAGGCCAATCAGGTCTTGCAAGCTGCAACGTCATGGTCTGTTTCGTTTGCGAAGGCTTCCATCGGCCCCGTTTTACAGACCAGTTCCAATTTGGCGGAAATGATCGGGATTCCGATTATTACGTTCTATTTTTTGAAGGATGCCAGCAAAGGGCGCAATGGAGTGAAAAAATTGTTTCCCAAGGTTGGCGATGCTATTCAGCAATTTTGCGATCAAACGACGTTTATGCTGGGTAAGTATATTCAAGGACAAATGGCGGTGTCTCTTATTTCGGGGCTGTCGGTGCTGGCGGTAGGTTGGCTGTTGGGAGTTAATCATATTGTGCTGTTTGCCTTCTTATCGGCAGTGGGAGAGTGGATTCCGGTGGTGGGGCCGATCGTCGCTTCGATGTTGGCGATTACGACAGTTTTAATACAGGATCCTCTGATGGCGACGAAGCTGCTGATTTTTTACGTGATTATGTTTAAGCTGAATCATAATCTAATCTATCCGACGCTGGTCGGCAAGGCGACAAAGCTGCATCCGGCGTTTATTATGATTGGCGTGTTGTTTGCCGGACATATTAGCGGCGTCTTTGGCATGCTGGTCATTGTGCCGACCTTGGCGATTTTGTATATTTACTTTTCGAAGGTATATTCTTTGGAAAAAGAAGAGTAAAGGAGCTGGAACGGGACCAATAAAAGGACGCCAAGCAGGGGCTAAAAACCTTTAACCTATATTTAAATAAACACGAATTATAAAGGCAGGATTTTAGTAGCTGGCAGCGAAAATCGTCAGTAAGAGATAGGTTCGCAAAGGAGGAGAGGGTATGGGCAAGCAGGCTGTGGCTGGCAAAGCCGAGGAATTGCGCCGCTGGGCGGCAGCGCATGCAGGCTGGCTGGCGGTTTCCGACGGTGACAATCTCCTGGAGAACGAGGTAGCTTTGATTTGCAACTTAGCTAGCATTTATGACCGGAAGCTGACGACGGAACAAGCGCAGCAATTTTTGCAGCAACTGCCGGGCAGTGTATTGCAGGCAGACTTGAATGAGCGCATTCCCTTTCCTCCTTTGCGCATACCCGTCAGTATCGGCGTGACCTATGCAGTAGGCTGTGTGGCGGAACAATGGCTGGCGGACGGTTGTCCGGCTGTTACGCCGATCTACGGGGTCGTCCTGCAGCGACAGATCTTTCAAGCGCGGCTTTTAGTGGATGAGCTGAGAGAACATCCTCAAAAAGAAATTCCTTTGGCATAAAAAATGGTTCCAGGCTGATGCGAAGCCTGGAACCATTTTTTATGCCATAAATTATAATCGAACCGCGAAATACACGAAAGACGCGAAAGGGTTTTATGAATTTTAAAATCCATTACCCCGTAATCCTCAGTCGAATCCTCTCGTGACTCTCGCGACTCTTGTTTAATTCTATCCCGTCGCAACCCTCACTTTACTCCCTCTACTCCTGTTAAAATCCGTTTCTCTCTAAAAGGTCAGAGCCGCGGTAACGCCTGGCTGCTGCAAGAAGGGGAGCAGTTTATCGAGCGTGTCGCGTTGCAAGGGATAGTCGGAAGCGGGCAGGAAATAGCGAGCCATCTCTTGGACTACCAGCAGGGCGTCGGCGCTTTCCGTTTTTAAGAGGGGCTGCATGCCTTGCCCCAAAAAGGAACGCTGGTATAGCTCGTGGAGAGCGGCGACAATGTGGCCTGCGGGAACCCGATCACCTAAAAGACAGGATTCCAAGTGGACATTCCAAAAGAGCGAGAAATCGCGTCCAGGCATTTCGGTCAAAGAGAGGACGGCTTGCTCTAGGTCGTGAAGAGCTGCTGGAATCTCTTGACGGGCCTGCTGGAGTAAATAGGTGCAAAGACCTTGATAAAAGCGGCGGAAACGCAGGAAGGTTCCTTGATAATCGCCGCGCAGAAAACAGCGTTCGCAGCTAAAGGCTAGCTCGGTCAAATAATCAAGATTGTACATTTCCTCGTTGGTAAGCAGGCGTACAAGAAAGAGAAACTGCTTGGAAAGTATCTCAGCAGGAAGTTCTGCTTCCGGAATATCGGATAGTTTATAGCAAAGGCTGCGCAGCAGGCGGGACGCTTCGGCATATTGCATGGCGTCCCAGTAATGATAGGCTTGGAAAATTTCCGTCATCAAGCCGGCGGCGCGGCTGCAGTCAGCGCAAAGGGTTACCGATTTAATATGCTGGCATTCACGAGCCAATTCGGCAAAACGCATTTCTTCAGCTAAGGGGCGGAGCTGCTCCAGGCTCGTCTCTTCGCTTAGCAAGGTAGGCTGCAGACGGGAGAGCTTCAGGTGGGAGGGATGATTGCTAACTGGCTGCGCCTGCCAAAGGGTAGCGTTGGGAATAAGGCCAGCTTCGCATAACAGCAGAAGCACGCCTTTCATAGCTTCGCTTCCGGAAGAGGTATTGAGATGGAACTGCGTCGGATGTTGCTGCCAATGCCGGATGATGGTCAGTAAGGTTTGCTTGCTGGCAGCGAGCATATCCGTAAAACTAGTTGGATCGGCTGCGTTTATGGGGCGAATATACACAGGCAAAGAAGGACTGTAAGCGGTATGCAGCCATTCGCGCATGGCCTCTGCCGCCTCTTGGGAAAGAGCGGAACCGGGGGCTTCCGTGGGCGCGCAAGGCAGCAAATATACCACTTGCGGCGTGATTTGACGGCATAAGGCTTGCAGCGGGCTTTCCAGTCCGGGGTCTCGTATGTCGAGAAAGCTGATAAGAATGGATGTGCTGTGTATAACCATGTTCGAGACCTCCTTGGGGGATAATACATATATTAAGTAAAGGGTTAGACGTTAGGCGAGGAAACCCTGCTTGTAAAAAGGGGAAAAAGAAAAAATACAAAAATCCTGCCCGGCTTAGCCGGACAGGATTTTTGTCAGTGGGAATTAGTATTCCCAGAACATACGTTGAATTTCTTTGGTGTCGTGGGTTTTGGTCAAAGCCAGCATTAATAAAATGCGGGATTTTTGAGGATTAAGGGTATCCGAAGCGACAAAGTCCAGTTCATCATCGTTGGCTTCGCCGTTGCGGGCTAAAATGCCGTTGCCTACGCGGGAGCTGCGGACGATAAGGACGCCTTGTTTACGGGCGTCAATCAAACCTTGTTTTACTTCGGTGAAGAGGCTGCCGTCGCCTACGCCAGCGTGAACAATTCCTTTAGCGCCATGAGCGACAAAGGCGTCCAGGCCATCGCGAGAATTATTGGCATAGCCATAGACAATATCTACGCGAGGCAGGTCGGTGAGACCGGTAATGTCAAATTCGCTTTGAGTCGTATGTTTGCGAGTGGATTCACGGTAGAAGTAAGCTTTGCCGCCTTGCATGTAGCCGAGGTAGCCAAGCTCAGGCGCGCGGAAAGTGTCCAACAGCGAGGTGTTGGTTTTGGTTACTTCACGAGCGCCGTTAATGGCGTCGTTCAAGCAGACCAGAACGCCTTTATTACGGGCTTCTTTGGTGCCGGCGATGACGACGGCATTGTACAGGTTCATCGGGCCGTCAGCGCTCATGGCTGTCGGCGGGCGCATGGCGCCAACAATGACAACCGGTTTTTCGCTTTTAACGACTAGGTTTAAGAAATAGGCTGTTTCTTCGATGGTGTCGGTACCATGGGTGACGACAATTCCGTCCACATCATCGGAAGCCAGCAGCTCGTTGATGCGTTTAGCCAGTTTCAACCAAACTTTGTTGGTCATGTTTTCGCTGGCGATTTGCGCAATCTGTTCGCCGCTGACATTGGCTACTTTCTTGAGTTCCGGGACATTGTTAATGAGCGCGTCCACGGGAACTACAGCAGCCGTGTAGCCAACAGTGGTAGTGCTGGTGGCTCCAGAGCCGGCAATAGTGCCGCCTGTGGCAAGAATTTTTACGTTGGGCAGATGATTGTTGCTCGGTTCTGCGGCAAAGGCTACTTGCATGCTGCAGAGGAAGACTACCAGGACAGCTAAGGTGACAAGAACTTTCCGATTCATTCACTCAACTCCCTTTTTCAAATAATTTGAAATCTACCAACGAATTCAGTATACCATAAAATAAATTCATTGCGAAAAACAGAAAAACAAGCATGGGGGAAAAAATGGAAGAAACATCAAGGTATACATGTCTATTCTGGAGAGAATGTTAGTTAAAAAGATATTTTGCGACGAGACATCTTTTTGAGTTGCTCCCGGAGAAGGGGGAAGGGGCAGGAACTGGAGCAAACAAGTAGAATCAAGAGAAAACAAGAAGCTTGTTCGCAGGAGGAAGTTATGAAAACAGATGAAAATTTTTTATTGGGCCTTTGTCAGATGGCTACGCGCGTTGCTAAGGAGGAAAATCTGCGCCAGGCGCAGCAGATGGTGCAGCAGGCGGCCCGGGAAGGTTGTCGCTTGGTGGTTTTGCCGGAAATGTTCAGCTGCCCCTATCAGGCGGCGTTGTTCCCGGAGTATGCGGAACCAGCGGAGGGAGAAACCGTAAGCCGTATGAGCGCATGGGCCAGGGAAAGCGGCGTCGTTTTAGTAGGCGGCTCTATCCCGGAGTGTGATGAAGCGGGGCGCGTCTATAATACGTCCTTTGTTTTTGACGAACAGGGAGTTTTGTTGGGGCGGCACCGAAAAATGCATTTGTTTGATGTGGATATTGCAGGGGGCACTTGCTTTCGGGAATCCGATACGTTGACCGCTGGAAACGAGTTGACTTTATGTGAAACTTCCGTAGGGGTGTTGGGCGTAGGGATCTGCTATGACATGCGCTTTGGCGCCATGGCTGGGGAAATGGTGCGGCGAGGGGCCGATTTGTTGATTTATCCGGCTGCTTTTGGCTGGACGACTGGGCCGGCTCATTGGGAGCTGACGCTGCGGGCCAGGGCGGTAGATCACCAGGTATTTGTTGTCGGGGCGGCGCCGGCCAAACTGGCGGGATCTGTTTATGAAGCATATGGTCACTCTCTAGTGGCGGATCCTTGGGGCCGGATTTTGTTTCAAGCCGATGAAACAGAGCAACTGGTGAAAGTAGAAATAGACCGCGCTGTGCAGGCAAAGGTGCGCGCTGAACTGCCGCTGCTGCAGCATCTTCGGGGCGACTATCGTATTTTGCCGCAGCAGTGAAAAGGCCGCGCGGCGGACCGCCTAAAATAAAAAAGCGACTGTGCAAATTTGCTGCATAGTCGCTTTTTAT
Proteins encoded:
- a CDS encoding AI-2E family transporter, with protein sequence MFSLNRTKEFLVFGVLLLALILTVSLLARPLFIVLFVATLLAVLLKPLVQFLRKKLPESLAIALALGGFFLLFVLILAFITGSILPALTDFVKDMPNIAENMASFAAVLAAQHPWLGSAEFIQEQANQVLQAATSWSVSFAKASIGPVLQTSSNLAEMIGIPIITFYFLKDASKGRNGVKKLFPKVGDAIQQFCDQTTFMLGKYIQGQMAVSLISGLSVLAVGWLLGVNHIVLFAFLSAVGEWIPVVGPIVASMLAITTVLIQDPLMATKLLIFYVIMFKLNHNLIYPTLVGKATKLHPAFIMIGVLFAGHISGVFGMLVIVPTLAILYIYFSKVYSLEKEE
- a CDS encoding carbon-nitrogen hydrolase family protein — its product is MKTDENFLLGLCQMATRVAKEENLRQAQQMVQQAAREGCRLVVLPEMFSCPYQAALFPEYAEPAEGETVSRMSAWARESGVVLVGGSIPECDEAGRVYNTSFVFDEQGVLLGRHRKMHLFDVDIAGGTCFRESDTLTAGNELTLCETSVGVLGVGICYDMRFGAMAGEMVRRGADLLIYPAAFGWTTGPAHWELTLRARAVDHQVFVVGAAPAKLAGSVYEAYGHSLVADPWGRILFQADETEQLVKVEIDRAVQAKVRAELPLLQHLRGDYRILPQQ
- a CDS encoding type II asparaginase, yielding MNRKVLVTLAVLVVFLCSMQVAFAAEPSNNHLPNVKILATGGTIAGSGATSTTTVGYTAAVVPVDALINNVPELKKVANVSGEQIAQIASENMTNKVWLKLAKRINELLASDDVDGIVVTHGTDTIEETAYFLNLVVKSEKPVVIVGAMRPPTAMSADGPMNLYNAVVIAGTKEARNKGVLVCLNDAINGAREVTKTNTSLLDTFRAPELGYLGYMQGGKAYFYRESTRKHTTQSEFDITGLTDLPRVDIVYGYANNSRDGLDAFVAHGAKGIVHAGVGDGSLFTEVKQGLIDARKQGVLIVRSSRVGNGILARNGEANDDELDFVASDTLNPQKSRILLMLALTKTHDTKEIQRMFWEY